In Pseudomonas nunensis, a single window of DNA contains:
- a CDS encoding acyltransferase family protein: protein MGAYRLLLAMLVAISHMGVAFAGFNPGVIAVVSFLLISGFVMTSLIERNYNAPEQFQRFYADRVLRLYPQFLLYFVSSCAVIHFLLPGTPQAAALTINNIVTSLPIVPMGFYMFGITIPEILPAAWSLGLEMCFYLLIPFLIVYKVRGIAYALSVAVFMVAALGYINTDVYGYRLLPGVLFIFLCGSYLYRMRARAGMIVAGTAIVAALMFLAIVTGLIPRRPFNAEVTAGIALGVPVVFVLSKLKYHRVDELLGNISYGVFLNHFVVMYVLRAFWPVAYDASMISLVLLLSFALSGISYYFVERPALKLRHALRAGVRNGAGQEPRGETFA, encoded by the coding sequence GTGGGGGCTTATCGACTGCTGCTGGCGATGCTGGTGGCGATTTCTCATATGGGCGTGGCGTTTGCGGGTTTCAATCCTGGCGTCATTGCGGTGGTTTCCTTCCTGCTCATCAGCGGCTTTGTGATGACCTCGTTGATCGAGAGGAACTACAACGCGCCGGAGCAATTTCAACGGTTTTACGCTGATCGGGTATTGCGGCTTTATCCGCAGTTTCTGCTCTACTTCGTCAGCTCCTGCGCCGTGATCCACTTCCTGTTGCCCGGTACGCCCCAAGCGGCGGCGCTGACCATCAACAACATCGTCACCAGCCTGCCGATTGTGCCGATGGGTTTTTATATGTTCGGCATTACCATTCCCGAGATCCTGCCGGCGGCCTGGTCGCTGGGGCTCGAAATGTGTTTCTACCTGCTGATTCCGTTCCTGATCGTCTACAAGGTTCGGGGTATCGCGTATGCGCTGTCCGTGGCGGTATTCATGGTCGCAGCGCTGGGTTACATCAACACCGATGTCTACGGTTACCGACTACTGCCCGGTGTGCTGTTCATCTTCCTTTGCGGCAGCTACCTGTATCGCATGCGTGCCAGGGCAGGGATGATCGTTGCCGGCACCGCCATCGTCGCGGCCCTGATGTTCCTGGCGATTGTCACGGGACTCATTCCCCGGCGGCCCTTCAACGCGGAGGTCACTGCCGGTATTGCCTTGGGCGTTCCGGTTGTCTTTGTGCTGAGCAAGCTGAAGTACCATCGGGTGGATGAGTTGTTGGGGAACATCAGCTACGGTGTGTTCCTCAACCATTTTGTGGTGATGTATGTGCTGCGGGCTTTCTGGCCGGTGGCGTACGACGCATCGATGATCTCGCTGGTCCTGCTGCTTTCGTTCGCGCTGAGCGGGATTTCGTATTACTTCGTCGAACGGCCAGCCCTGAAGCTGCGTCATGCGCTGCGGGCCGGCGTCAGGAATGGCGCAGGTCAAGAACCGCGCGGTGAAACCTTCGCTTAA